The Musa acuminata AAA Group cultivar baxijiao chromosome BXJ2-5, Cavendish_Baxijiao_AAA, whole genome shotgun sequence genomic interval ATCCATAATTCTGGTAAGATCTGATCCATCCATCTGATCCAGCAGCAACTATAACCTGACCCCAGGCATGTGAGGTGGTCTGGCGAAAAGTCTTCAGGGACTTGTAGTGGGACTTGTAGAAGGTAGATGCAACAAAGTTTGAGGGAAGTTTCTCCTCTGGCCAAGTTGCAGAGCTCTTCCGCAGAGACTCCAAGAACTCATGGCTCAGAGAGAAACAACTGGAAGGCGATAAATTCAAGGTGTATTTACCAATCAAATCTTTTATATGACAATTAAAGTCATATCCTAGGAGCCCAGCATTCTCCCTGAAGACATCCTTTTGCAAATGGGGGACCTCAGAGGTGTTTGTTCCTGATTTTCTGCACTGCAGACCACACCAGGGTATCACAATAGATGCATTGCTCGAAATGAACCGCTCACTAGACCAGGTGCTCTTCACGTGGTGAGATGTGGGTGCCACATCGCTAGCATGATGGCTCCACATGTAAACATTGGAGTCTTCACTGGCAGAAAAGATATGCTGTCCATCTGCAGTGAAGGATGCAGAGACCTGACTTCCAGAGTTCTGGATACCTGTGAATAGCAATTATACGAGACACATAAGGACTATTGGCCTGCGAATGAATGTCCTGGAATAAATGGATCATACTAATAGGGCAAGATTTCATACACTTGAATTTCGAAACCACATCAATGCCATCAAAAATTCGGATTTGTGAGTCAGCAGAAGATACCATCAGTTTGTGAGGATTGCTTGGGCAAAACTGGAGATGGAACCAAAAGTTGTAAGAAGATAGAAATGGTAATAGACAAACAGCATACATGAAGTTGGCAAATACAGATATGAAATATCAACCATATAGGGGTCACTTCTGCAGAAATTTACCTGAAATCCTGTTATCCTTTTTGAGGACTTCTTTTTGCCCTGCAAGGAGACCTGAGCATCTAGCTGCAGATGATTATCTGATCCATGCAGAAAAACAGCAATAAGTAACATATACAATCCTATGAGGTAACGAGATAAACTGTAGCAAGATTTCTCATTATTACAAATAATGACGAAAACTCCAAACTCAAATCCATTCAATGGAGCAACAGAGTCAGAAAGAGTGCGATGTATTGGTCTGCAGGATTTGTTGGAGCTAAGTACATATCCAGAAAGTGTATCAAGCATCCGTGAAGGgaataaaaacatacatatgaaagTGACCAACATGGTAAAGAAGACTTAGTTCTCAGTCTAGGAGAATAAGAATGTAGTCTTTTTATGAGGATCACGGTATTCCACTATGTATAAAGAtgtcaacaagaaaaaaaaaacactatcatGTTAGAAGATTCACATTTACCTGATGCATCATAAAAGCGGCAATTGCCTGCCAAGGTGCCAATAACTGCTCCCTGCACAaaaggaaaacattttttttatagaaagtcTCACAATGACAAAACTCTTTAAGAACAACTACAAAGAACAGTATCAACACACCTTTCCATCAGGACGGTAGCAAACTGCAGTGACTATTTCTCTAGTATCAACCCAACCCACAACACGACATACTGAAATTTCCCATATACGAACTTTACCATCAACGGAGCCACTGATGAAGTAGGCCTCATTTATAGGATTAAACTGCACACATGTCACTGCATAATTCATCGGATGATGCAAAAGAACTTGTGAGACCAACGAACTGACCGGAGCTAAAATTATGTGAATGACAGATAATGGCAACATAACAACATCAAAGGGAATTACCTACCGTAATCATTGTGAGGGAATATTTTGACACAGTCTTCGGAACCAACTTGCCACATGCGAACAGTTTTGTCCATAGATGATGATAGTAAGCACTGACAAAAGCATAAATCTCACAATCAGAAAAAGATTCGTGCAATACTAAAAGTCTATATCAATAAATTATCTTTCAGTATAGAAGCAAAGTGTAAAAATGTTAACTGACCTTATTATTTGACCATGAAATATCCAAAACATCCCCATCATGCCCATGGAACTCATGAAGTGGTTCCTCAGACAACTGAAAAGCTTCAGGAGGAATGACAACACACACTGGATCTGAAGTTATTCTTGTGCTTCTGGACTTCAATTTTTTCTCTTCGTCAACGTAGAGAGGAGTTAACTCAGAAGTGTCATTCACTGTGAAGTATATGCATGAAGGATCATCTCCAAGAATGTCTTTTTCATCTGTTCTTTCACATTCCGTTACATACCACACACGCACAACTCCATCTTCACCTCCGGTAGCTAAATACTGACCATCGGGGCTAAACTTCATGGTTAAGATGGCACCATTATGGGCTTTGAAATCTTGCCGCTTGTAGACTGCAGATAATTCCTTTGATCGCTTCTTGTAAGGATGGACTTTGACCCTTTGAGTCTTAGTACTTCCACCCCTGCAAAAGTTAGAAAAATTGGAACTACACTTGTCCCCTTGCCTATCCAACATGCAAGCAGCAGCACCCAATCTTCTGAGCCATCCAATCTTTGTCCTTTCTACTGACTTCTTAGATATGATTGATGCATCATCTTCTTTCCTCATAAGCTGCTGGGTCAAGGATGATGGACCAAAATTTCTCTCAAGTTCATGAAGTGTTGAACTCCTATTATAACCAACTTCATGAAGGCTTCTTAAGCTACCATCTTCGCCTAAATTATTCACACTGCATGATGCACCCATCTCCTCATTGGACAAGCTGGACATAGAACAATTGCCCCCTGAACAAGGGCTTCTTAGCACAGCACCATAGTCTGACATGACCCTACCAATATCCGGCTCAATATCACCATCCACCTTTAGCTCTTCATCAGGACTATCTGATTCTTCAGGGGAGCTGTTCATCATATCCACACCAAAAATTTTCATGAACTTGTCCCGCCGTTCCCTCACGCTGACAGGATCCTTGATCCAGACCTGGGGAACAACCCGTGGCCAACTGATGAATTGGTCTTCAGGGAACAAACCATTATCCGCCAGGCTTCCGGGACACGAATCGGAGACAGACGAGACGTAGTCTCTCGAGTCGAAGAAC includes:
- the LOC135612483 gene encoding uncharacterized protein LOC135612483; this encodes MAQDFTLQEEEDEVFFDSRDYVSSVSDSCPGSLADNGLFPEDQFISWPRVVPQVWIKDPVSVRERRDKFMKIFGVDMMNSSPEESDSPDEELKVDGDIEPDIGRVMSDYGAVLRSPCSGGNCSMSSLSNEEMGASCSVNNLGEDGSLRSLHEVGYNRSSTLHELERNFGPSSLTQQLMRKEDDASIISKKSVERTKIGWLRRLGAAACMLDRQGDKCSSNFSNFCRGGSTKTQRVKVHPYKKRSKELSAVYKRQDFKAHNGAILTMKFSPDGQYLATGGEDGVVRVWYVTECERTDEKDILGDDPSCIYFTVNDTSELTPLYVDEEKKLKSRSTRITSDPVCVVIPPEAFQLSEEPLHEFHGHDGDVLDISWSNNKCLLSSSMDKTVRMWQVGSEDCVKIFPHNDYVTCVQFNPINEAYFISGSVDGKVRIWEISVCRVVGWVDTREIVTAVCYRPDGKGAVIGTLAGNCRFYDASDNHLQLDAQVSLQGKKKSSKRITGFQFCPSNPHKLMVSSADSQIRIFDGIDVVSKFKCIQNSGSQVSASFTADGQHIFSASEDSNVYMWSHHASDVAPTSHHVKSTWSSERFISSNASIVIPWCGLQCRKSGTNTSEVPHLQKDVFRENAGLLGYDFNCHIKDLIGKYTLNLSPSSCFSLSHEFLESLRKSSATWPEEKLPSNFVASTFYKSHYKSLKTFRQTTSHAWGQVIVAAGSDGWIRSYQNYGLPQHL